The segment CCGGGAGATGGTGGCGGTGCTGAACGAGCGGCTGAAGCTCGCGGCCGAGATCGGGAAGTTGAAGCGCAGCCAGGGCGGACAGATTTACGTGGCCGAGCGCGAGGAGGCGGTGTTGCGCAAGGTGATCGAGCAGAACCAGGGCCCGATCAAGAACGAGGCGCTGCGCGCGATCTATCGCGAGATCATGTCGGCGGCGATCGCGCTGGAGAAGCCGCTGCTGATTGCTTATCTCGGGCCGGAAGCGACGAACACGCATCAGGCGGCGATGAAAAAGTTCGGGGCCAGCGTGGACTACCACGCGATGGCGACGATCAGCGACATCTTCACCGCGGTGGAGAAGGGGGAGTCGGACTACGGTGTGATCCCGATCGAGAACTCCACCGAAGGTTCGGTGCGCGACGCGCTCGACCTGTTCGTCGAATCCGATCTGAAGATCGTGGCGCAGATCTATCTGGAGATTTCGCACCACCTGATCTCGAACTCGCCGCTGGAAGCGATCGAACGGGTGTATTCGAAGGATCAGGCGCTCGCGCAGTGCCGGCACTGGCTGCAGCGGCACCTGCCGCACGCGCAGCTGATCGAGGCGAGCAGCACCGCGCGCGCCGTGCAGATCGCGAAGGAGGAGCCCGGCGCGGCGGCGGTGGCGGGCGAACTCGCTGCGACCGCGCATGGCGTGCCGATCGTCGCCAAGAACATCCAGGACAAGGCCGACAACACGACGCGATTCTTCGTCGTCGGCCGGAAACCGTCGGGCCGTTCCACGGGCGACGGCAAGGACATGACCAGTTTCGTGATCTCGCTGGGCGATCAGGCGTCGGCGAATCCGGGCGCGTTGTTGAAGATGCTGATGCCGATGGCTGAGCGGGGGATCAATCTTTCGAAGATCGAATCCCGGCCGAGCAAGAAACGGCCGTGGGATTATTATTTCTTCGTCGACGTGACGGGGCATTTCGAGGACCCGAAGATGAAGGAAGCCCTGGCCGACCTGCAGCGCTTTTGTCCGCTGGTCAAGTGGCTGGGCAGCTATCCGGCGATGAGCTGAGAACTGGGCGGGCGCGGCGTGCTGCGCCCCCGGCGTGCGCCTCGTGAACCGCCGCAGGACCGTGCTCGGCAAGCCGGCAGAGCCGGTGCGCGGTCGTACTCAACTCGACCGCGGCTTGGGTTGGCCGAACCCGAGATCGTAACCGTCTAGGTCCTGCACGCCGAATTCCCGCACGTCGTAGGGCTTGTCGTGCAGCTCGTAGTCGATTTTCGCGCCACGCTGCCGGTATTCGGCATAGAGCGCGTCCACATCGTCGACCCAGAAGTAGATGTTCCAGATCTGCGGATCGATTTGCCAGTTGGGGACGATGACGTGCCCGCGCGGCGCTTCGTCGAGCATCACGTGCAGGTGATCGCGTTTGAGGATCACAAAATGCGGTGGCTCACCCCA is part of the Opitutus terrae PB90-1 genome and harbors:
- a CDS encoding VOC family protein; its protein translation is MKQARLTSSAPVLLVRDVVAAANYYRGALGFVYERFWGEPPHFVILKRDHLHVMLDEAPRGHVIVPNWQIDPQIWNIYFWVDDVDALYAEYRQRGAKIDYELHDKPYDVREFGVQDLDGYDLGFGQPKPRSS
- the pheA gene encoding prephenate dehydratase; the protein is MDLNAIREKIDALDREMVAVLNERLKLAAEIGKLKRSQGGQIYVAEREEAVLRKVIEQNQGPIKNEALRAIYREIMSAAIALEKPLLIAYLGPEATNTHQAAMKKFGASVDYHAMATISDIFTAVEKGESDYGVIPIENSTEGSVRDALDLFVESDLKIVAQIYLEISHHLISNSPLEAIERVYSKDQALAQCRHWLQRHLPHAQLIEASSTARAVQIAKEEPGAAAVAGELAATAHGVPIVAKNIQDKADNTTRFFVVGRKPSGRSTGDGKDMTSFVISLGDQASANPGALLKMLMPMAERGINLSKIESRPSKKRPWDYYFFVDVTGHFEDPKMKEALADLQRFCPLVKWLGSYPAMS